One Triticum dicoccoides isolate Atlit2015 ecotype Zavitan chromosome 5B, WEW_v2.0, whole genome shotgun sequence genomic window carries:
- the LOC119311611 gene encoding protein SUPPRESSOR OF FRI 4-like, with translation MGKKKKRVEKVFCYYCDREFDDEKILVQHQKAKHFKCHVCHKKLSTAGGMAIHVLQVHKESVTKVPNAKPERDSTEIEIFGMQGIPSDVLAAHYGEEEDPSSKVAKVEVPTIRPPIMPNYPIGMPFPPRPYGAARPMYNPAMMVRPPIWPLQQPQPWFAQQPPVSVPPMIAGQAPQQPLFPIQNMPNPMMASAPANLLQTSYAMATTGVPSPVAPQASQPLFPVNTTGNGAANSSFSSSISPATIAANSPASVGTAGYGYVANNHGTGGPAVGHPPAPATNSKTSATQPATSEVYLVWDDEAMSMEERRLALPMYQVHDETSQMSSVDAAFDRRISDITFSRQST, from the exons atggggaagaagaagaagcgggtggAGAAGGTGTTCTGCTACTACTGCGACCGGGAGTTCGACGACGAGAAGATCCTGGTGCAGCACCAGAAGGCCAAGCACTTCAAGTGCCACGTCTGCCACAAGAAGCTCTCCACCGCCGGCGGCATGGCCATCCACGTCCTCCAGGTCCACAAGGAGTCCGTCACCAA GGTTCCGAATGCCAAGCCCGAGAGGGATTCCACCGAGATCGAGATCTTCGGCATGCAGGGGATCCCCTCCGACGTGCTCGCCGCCCACTACGGGGAAG AGGAAGATCCTTCATCGAAGGTGGCCAAAGTAGAAGTGCCGACAATAAGACCTCCTATTATGCCTAATTATCCGATAGGCATGCCTTTTCCTCCTCGGCCTTATGGTGCAGCCCGCCCTAT GTATAATCCTGCAATGATGGTCCGACCTCCGATTTGGCCTCTTCAGCAGCCGCAACCTTGGTTTGCTCAACAACCACCGGTTTCAGTTCCCCCAATGATTGCTGGGCAAGCACCACAGCAACCACTATTTCCCATTCAAAACATGCCCAATCCTATGATGGCATCAGCACCTGCTAATTTACTTCAGACATCATATGCTATGGCCACCACAGGGGTTCCTTCACCTGTTGCCCCTCAGGCTTCCCAGCCTTTGTTTCCTGTTAACACCACTGGCAATGGAGCCGCAAATTCCTCATTCAGCTCGTCAATTTCACCTGCAACTATTGCAGCAAATTCTCCAGCATCAGTTGGTACGGCAGGATATGGCTATGTAGCTAATAACCATG GTACAGGAGGACCAGCAGTTGGACATCCACCTGCACCTGCCACTAATAGTAAAACGTCTGCTACTCAACCAGCTACAAGTGAGGTCTATCTGGTGTGGGATGATGAAGCAATGTCAATG GAGGAAAGAAGGTTGGCGCTGCCCATGTACCAGGTGCATGACGAAACTAGCCAG ATGAGCTCGGTTGATGCAGCGTTCGATCGAAGAATATCAGATATTACATTTTCTAGACAATCCACATAA
- the LOC119310083 gene encoding extensin-like, with product MGECKSSRRTSRPLLLPAIVVVLAFFVAQCGARVLTVDELLDQYSESDHHSASPPPGSPGCAPEPEASPPPVIPAPSFAYLSPPPPMQFYSPPPPEVVPSPPEITPSPPEVVPSPPEIAPLPPVVAPSPPEIAPLPPVVAPSPPEIAPLPPVVAPSPPEIAPLPPPPEVTPSPPEVTPFPGTPYVAPSPPEVTPFPSPPEVTPSPPDYAPYPPPESSPGSGSSPSPPGGSFQPPVVLPPTTGPPSPSAGHGEWCVAKPSVPAAIVQQAMDYACASGADCESLQADGACFKPDTMTSHASYAFNSYWQRAKSTGATCDFGGTAMLITKDPSYDNCHYSVM from the exons ATGGGGGAATGCAAGAGCTCCCGGCGCACCTcgcgccctctcctcctccccgccaTTGTTGTCGTGCTCGCATTCTTCGTCGCGCAATGCG GAGCGAGGGTGCTGACGGTGGACGAGCTGCTGGACCAGTACTCCGAGTCCGACCACCACTCCGCCTCTCCGCCTCCGGGCTCCCCCGGCTGCGCCCCGGAGCCGGAAGCGTCGCCGCCGCCCGTCATCCCGGCGCCCTCCTTCGCCTATCTCTCGCCCCCGCCGCCCATGCAGTTCTACTCCcctccgccccccgaggtcgtGCCCAGCCCGCCTGAGATCACGCCGAGCCCGCCGGAGGTCGTGCCTAGCCCGCCTGAGATCGCGCCACTGCCGCCGGTCGTCGCGCCCAGCCCGCCTGAGATCGCGCCACTGCCGCCAGTCGTCGCGCCCAGCCCGCCTGAGATAGCGCCACTGCCGCCTGTCGTCGCGCCCAGCCCGCCAGAGATCGCGCCGCTGCCGCCG CCACCGGAGGTGACTCCCAGCCCACCGGAGGTCACACCGTTCCCGGGGACACCGTACGTGGCGCCCAGCCCACCGGAGGTGACGCCGTTCCCGAGCCCGCCGGAGGTGACCCCCAGCCCGCCAGACTACGCGCCGTACCCGCCGCCGGAGTCCTCGCCGGGGTCGGGGTCGTCCCCGAGCCCGCCGGGGGGCAGCTTCCAGCCACCGGTGGTGCTCCCGCCGACGACcgggccgccgtcgccgtcggcggGGCACGGCGAGTGGTGCGTGGCGAAGCCGTCGGTGCCGGCGGCGATCGTGCAGCAGGCCATGGACTACGCGTGCGCTTCGGGCGCCGACTGCGAGTCCCTCCAGGCCGACGGCGCCTGCTTCAAGCCGGACACCATGACCTCCCACGCCTCCTACGCCTTCAACAGCTACTGGCAGCGCGCCAAgtccaccggcgccacctgcgactTCGGCGGCACCGCCATGCTCATCACCAAGGACCCGA GCTATGATAACTGCCATTACAGTGTGATGTGA